From a region of the Helianthus annuus cultivar XRQ/B chromosome 5, HanXRQr2.0-SUNRISE, whole genome shotgun sequence genome:
- the LOC110942959 gene encoding FK506-binding protein 5-like has protein sequence MPKIVLKKKLTKETKKPPTPPHEPTPHQSPIQSPPRQPTPPQQPPPPKQPTPPRHLSPLHLSSPPQQTLLTPQEIFQTPPLTQGQRTPGSAGYRGFPAVPSNLSVSLDDVGDFDFANTSQVKNVEKKVDEMIAENKKLAAENKKVSDREKILEIRVKRLEGDNRELLKKIDSDQSEIDILKVRVTELEEEKTRRDEQNEYFKLKNKELEAAKAFKDHEFYMLNKVVESMLGTSVEQKFEELQVEELRAERQAKIDEQMKDKGKGAEGSSAVMQRSIVPSMVVENPEPISAISGLFEEDTPLDELIGDSDEEDDDEEDDEEDDEDEKVFSTSSHGSDNDDDDAQGGTGVKVSEASTEKTVDDLMNDSVNEESGGAEGKGESSEAQNVQQAKKLILRLDTYREEGEHFHTYTLETIREMMRMVNPDFKFDFEEELNAFDINQQPDYEYKYVEDADMYDRVEVEDWTDDESVNEYTSQLPTLMEFFTEENRDELRRKVSEILKDKNFDETPKDMAKEERKKWFKDHHERKFKRPLKYYQRDRSISLGDIISWGFLTQINAYAIRRECGVQYFEKLNDIMSLPWWDVDELSKVRTLGYPVRKNDVAMWGLIKFEALKDFKH, from the coding sequence ATGCCAAAGATTGTCTTAAAGAAGAAACTAACAAAAGAAACCAAgaaaccaccaacaccaccacatgaaccAACACCACATCAATCACCAATCCAATCGCCTCCACGACAACCTACACCTCCACAACAACCTCcaccaccaaaacaaccaacaccacccaGACATCTTTCACCACTACATCTTTCATCACCACCACAACAAACCCTTCTTACACCGCAAGAAATCtttcaaacaccaccactcacccAAGGTCAACGAACACCTGGTTCTGCGGGGTACCGAGGTTTTCCAGCTGTTCCTTCGAATTTGAGTGTAAGCCTTGATGATGTAGGAGATTTTGACTTTGCAAACACCTCACAGGTCAagaatgttgaaaagaaagttgatgagatgattgctgaaaacaagaaGTTAGCTGCTGAGAACAAGAAAGTTTCGGATCGTGAGAAAATTCTTGAAATACGTGTGAAGAGGTTGGAGGGTGATAACAGAGAGTTGTTGAAGAAGATTGACAGTGATCAATCAGAGATAGATATCTTGAAAGTACGAGTCActgaacttgaagaagaaaagactcGAAGAGATGAACAGAATGAGTACTTCAAGTTGAAAAACAAAGAGCTAGAAGCGGCTAAAGCATTCAAAGATCATGAATTCTATATGTTGAATAAAGTCGTTGAAAGTATGCTCGGAACGTCTGTAGAGCAAAAGTTTGAAGAGTTGCAAGTTGAGGAACTTAGAGCAGAACGTCAAGCTAAaattgatgaacaaatgaaagacaAAGGCAAAGGTGCTGAAGGTAGTTCTGCAGTGATGCAAAGATCGATTGTTCCTTCCATGGTTGTTGAGAATCCTGAACCGATTTCTGCTATATCTGGTCTTTTTGAGGAAGATACACCTCTTGATGAGTTAATTGGTGATagtgatgaagaggatgatgatgaggaggatgacgAGGAAGATGATGAAGACGAGAAAGTGTTTTCTACGAGCAGTCATGGTTCtgacaatgatgatgatgatgctcaggGTGGTACGGGTGTGAAAGTATCTGAAGCTTCCACTGAGAAAActgttgatgatttgatgaacgATTCAGTGAATGAAGAATCAGGGGGAGCTGAGGGAAAGGGGGAGTCGAGTGAAGCTCAAAATGTTCAACAAGCCAAAAAGTTAATCCTGAGATTGGATACTTACAGAGAAGAAGGCGAACATTTTCATACGTATACGCTGGAAACGATTAGAGAAATGATGCGTATGGTGAATCCTGACTTTAAGTTCGACTTTGAAGAAGAATTGAATGCCTTCGATATCAATCAGCAGCCTGATTACGAGTATAAgtatgttgaagatgctgatatGTATGACAGAGTCGAAGTTGAAGATTGGACGGATGATGAAAGTGTTAATGAATATACTTCACAGTTGCCTACGCTGATGGAGTTCTTTACAGAAGAGAACCGAGATGAGTTGAGAAGAAAAGTTTCtgagattttgaaagataagAACTTTGATGAAACTCCCAAAGATATGGCAAAGGAAGAAAGGAAGAAATGGTTCAAAGACCATCACGAGAGGAAGTTCAAACGGCCTTTGAAGTACTATCAACGTGATAGAAGCATATCTCTTGGTGACATCATTAGCTGGGGTTTCTTAACTCAGATTAACGCATATGCAATAAGAAGAGAATGTGGCGTGCAATATTTTGAGAAGTTAAATGATATTATGTCACTTccatggtgggatgtggatgaGTTATCTAAAGTTAGAACCTTGGGCTATCCTGTCAGGAAGAATGATGTTGCTATGTGGGGTTTGATAAAGTTCGAGGCTTTAAAAGACTTCAAACACTAG